One window of the Granulicella arctica genome contains the following:
- the acs gene encoding acetate--CoA ligase: MSALTGNESVGTNMNSLLRENRVFAPSVEFAAKAHVKSAGEYESLYRRSVDEPEAFWAEAALELEWFAPWMKVQEGEISESKWFVGGKLNLSHNCVDRHALGASKDKVALLWEGEPGEVRKLTYGELHQQVQRFANVLKGLGIQKGDRVAIYMGMCPELAIALLACARIGAVHSVVFGGFAAHAIADRVNDSACVAVVTQDISYRRGGEVKLKAIVDEALVKCPTVKNVVVFQRAPTATVNMQADRDVWWHEVMGSAEAECAAEWMDAEDPLYILYTSGTTGKPKGLVHTTGGYSVGTYLTSKYVFDLRADDVYWCTADIGWVTGHSYVVYGPLQNGVTVMMYEGAPNWPEPDRFWKIMDTHQVSVFYTAPTAIRAFTKWGKQWVDKYSLASLRLLGTVGEPINPESWMWFHREIGKERCPIVDTYWQTETGAIMIAPLPGAVPAKPGSATKPFFGVVPEVVTKEGMPVPDGQGGLLVIRKPWPSMARTIYGDHARYKEAYFSEVPGSYFTGDGARKDEDGYFWLMGRVDDVINVSGHRLGTMEIESALVAHAKVAEAAVVGRSDEMKGQAIAAFVTLEGGHEASEELKQELRQWVAKEIGALARPDDLRFTESLPKTRSGKIMRRLLRELAETGEVKGDTTTLEDFGVIAKLRENEE, from the coding sequence ATGTCAGCTTTGACAGGGAACGAGAGTGTAGGGACGAATATGAACTCGCTGCTGCGCGAAAACCGGGTGTTTGCGCCCTCGGTCGAGTTTGCAGCGAAAGCGCATGTGAAGAGCGCGGGTGAGTATGAGTCGCTCTATCGGCGAAGTGTCGATGAGCCTGAGGCCTTCTGGGCTGAGGCTGCCCTAGAGTTGGAGTGGTTTGCTCCATGGATGAAGGTGCAGGAAGGCGAAATCTCGGAATCAAAGTGGTTTGTGGGTGGGAAGCTGAATCTCTCGCACAACTGTGTCGACCGACATGCGCTTGGTGCTTCCAAGGATAAGGTAGCGCTGCTGTGGGAGGGCGAACCGGGTGAAGTTCGCAAGCTGACGTACGGGGAACTGCATCAGCAGGTGCAGCGATTTGCGAATGTTCTAAAGGGGCTTGGGATACAGAAAGGTGATCGGGTCGCTATCTACATGGGGATGTGTCCCGAGTTGGCGATCGCTTTACTTGCATGTGCTCGAATCGGGGCGGTGCACTCGGTGGTCTTTGGCGGATTCGCGGCTCATGCCATTGCGGATCGGGTGAACGACTCGGCCTGTGTCGCTGTCGTGACCCAGGACATCAGCTATCGTCGCGGCGGCGAGGTGAAGCTGAAGGCGATTGTCGATGAGGCGCTAGTCAAGTGTCCGACGGTGAAGAATGTTGTTGTGTTCCAACGCGCGCCGACGGCTACCGTAAATATGCAGGCAGATCGCGATGTCTGGTGGCATGAGGTGATGGGATCGGCTGAGGCCGAGTGTGCTGCTGAGTGGATGGATGCGGAGGATCCGCTTTACATTCTCTACACCTCAGGCACCACGGGTAAGCCAAAGGGCCTGGTGCACACAACGGGCGGCTATTCGGTTGGGACCTATCTTACGAGCAAGTATGTGTTTGATCTGCGCGCGGACGATGTGTATTGGTGCACTGCAGATATTGGTTGGGTGACTGGACACAGCTACGTCGTCTACGGGCCGCTGCAGAATGGCGTCACCGTGATGATGTATGAGGGTGCGCCGAACTGGCCGGAGCCGGACCGCTTCTGGAAGATTATGGACACACACCAAGTGTCGGTGTTTTATACGGCACCGACGGCGATCCGAGCCTTCACGAAGTGGGGAAAGCAGTGGGTAGACAAATACTCGTTGGCATCACTTCGGCTGCTCGGTACGGTCGGTGAACCAATTAACCCGGAGTCGTGGATGTGGTTTCATCGGGAGATCGGCAAGGAGCGCTGCCCGATCGTTGACACCTACTGGCAGACGGAGACGGGCGCGATCATGATCGCGCCGCTGCCCGGAGCGGTGCCGGCGAAGCCCGGATCAGCGACAAAGCCGTTTTTCGGAGTTGTGCCTGAGGTTGTTACAAAAGAGGGTATGCCGGTTCCGGATGGGCAGGGAGGGTTGCTGGTGATTCGAAAGCCCTGGCCTTCGATGGCGCGTACGATCTACGGTGATCATGCGAGGTACAAGGAGGCTTACTTCAGTGAGGTCCCCGGCAGCTACTTTACGGGTGACGGCGCACGGAAGGATGAAGACGGCTACTTCTGGTTGATGGGTCGCGTGGACGATGTGATCAACGTAAGCGGGCATCGGCTGGGAACGATGGAGATCGAATCGGCGCTGGTTGCCCATGCAAAGGTTGCGGAGGCGGCGGTTGTCGGGCGTTCAGATGAGATGAAGGGGCAGGCTATTGCCGCGTTTGTGACGCTTGAAGGCGGGCACGAGGCGAGCGAGGAGTTGAAGCAGGAGTTGCGGCAGTGGGTTGCGAAGGAGATTGGCGCCCTGGCGCGTCCGGATGACCTGCGATTTACAGAGAGTCTGCCGAAGACTCGCTCGGGCAAGATCATGCGAAGGCTGCTACGTGAGCTTGCGGAGACGGGCGAGGTGAAGGGCGATACGACGACGCTGGAGGACTTTGGGGTGATTGCGAAGCTGCGGGAGAACGAGGAGTAG
- a CDS encoding YybH family protein gives MTRLAALFCTLITLPVAGQIGTIPGGPRTAPLDPLAPQRQIITNPLNQPTLSPGVLLLLDLDQRFSKDVETRGGKAFADWMALDGVILNNGKAAVLGYSAVTAQAKWDPKQYQLSWTMEGAQMGPSNDMGFTWGRYVGHSKDKNGEPIETSGRYLTVWKKIENGKWKVSMDGSANDAPPAGACCTMPTP, from the coding sequence ATGACTCGCCTTGCTGCATTATTCTGTACCCTCATCACGCTTCCGGTAGCTGGCCAGATTGGCACCATCCCAGGCGGACCCCGCACCGCGCCGCTTGACCCCCTTGCTCCGCAACGTCAGATCATCACAAATCCGCTCAATCAGCCGACGCTTTCCCCAGGCGTCCTCCTGCTCCTCGACCTCGATCAGCGCTTTTCGAAGGATGTCGAGACACGCGGCGGCAAGGCCTTTGCCGACTGGATGGCTCTCGATGGTGTCATCCTGAACAACGGAAAAGCCGCGGTCCTCGGCTATAGTGCCGTCACCGCCCAGGCAAAATGGGACCCGAAGCAGTACCAACTAAGCTGGACGATGGAAGGCGCACAGATGGGTCCCTCGAACGATATGGGATTCACCTGGGGCCGCTATGTCGGCCACTCCAAGGACAAGAATGGTGAACCTATTGAGACCTCTGGTCGCTACCTCACGGTCTGGAAGAAGATCGAGAACGGCAAGTGGAAGGTATCCATGGATGGTAGCGCGAACGACGCTCCACCCGCCGGTGCCTGCTGCACAATGCCAACACCATAG
- a CDS encoding outer membrane protein, with amino-acid sequence MKKTMLLCALALSAVTAFGQESRQDVSFSAVGLVSPNVTGNAVHMSTTHTLGFLGSYRYLLTPRSGLELNYGFLQNDNKYVTSFIPNGRIHTRQQEITGAYVYNLTFKKINPFAEVGVGALIFTPIKDFSTNNLDAKQNTNIGGLFGAGVAYEISPSFDIRAEYRGFIAKAPDFSTANAVFKTNRYEVISTPAIGVAYHF; translated from the coding sequence ATGAAGAAGACGATGTTGTTGTGCGCACTGGCGCTATCCGCCGTGACCGCTTTTGGACAGGAAAGCCGCCAGGATGTAAGTTTCAGTGCTGTTGGATTGGTTTCTCCGAATGTGACCGGAAATGCCGTTCATATGTCGACGACCCATACACTTGGTTTTCTCGGTAGCTACCGCTACCTCTTGACGCCTCGCAGTGGCTTGGAACTGAACTATGGCTTCCTCCAAAACGACAATAAATATGTCACCAGCTTCATTCCGAATGGGAGAATCCATACGCGCCAGCAGGAGATTACCGGCGCCTACGTTTACAACCTGACCTTCAAGAAGATCAATCCGTTCGCTGAAGTCGGTGTCGGCGCTTTGATCTTTACGCCGATCAAGGATTTCAGCACCAACAATCTTGATGCCAAGCAGAATACGAATATCGGTGGCCTTTTCGGTGCTGGTGTAGCGTACGAAATCAGCCCCAGCTTCGACATCCGCGCAGAGTATCGCGGCTTCATCGCAAAGGCGCCTGACTTCAGCACGGCGAACGCAGTCTTCAAGACGAATCGCTATGAAGTAATCTCCACTCCTGCAATTGGTGTTGCATACCATTTCTAG
- a CDS encoding GNAT family N-acetyltransferase: MIRQAVPYEASAIARVQVESWRSTYGGIVPAEYLASLNIETQTAMWSAQLAENGPLILVAEDESGVFGFASGGVIREALDDFDAELYVIYLLPRQQRKGAGRALCQRIAANLRDQGFKSMIVWALADNPFIAFYQRLGGVQVAHKLTEFGGVTLPDLAFGWRSWDSLL; encoded by the coding sequence ATGATCCGACAAGCCGTCCCGTATGAGGCATCCGCGATCGCCCGTGTGCAGGTCGAGAGTTGGCGGAGCACCTATGGCGGCATCGTTCCCGCTGAATACCTGGCTTCGCTCAACATAGAAACGCAAACAGCGATGTGGTCCGCCCAACTTGCCGAGAATGGTCCGCTGATCCTCGTAGCAGAGGACGAGTCAGGCGTCTTCGGCTTCGCCAGCGGAGGAGTGATCCGCGAAGCTCTCGATGACTTCGACGCGGAACTCTACGTGATTTACCTTTTACCTCGGCAACAAAGAAAAGGGGCGGGACGAGCTCTCTGCCAGAGGATCGCGGCCAACCTCCGCGATCAAGGATTCAAGAGCATGATCGTCTGGGCCCTCGCCGACAATCCCTTCATTGCCTTCTACCAGCGTCTGGGCGGCGTGCAGGTCGCCCACAAGCTCACAGAATTCGGAGGAGTCACCCTACCGGACCTGGCCTTTGGCTGGCGCTCCTGGGACAGCCTGCTTTAG
- a CDS encoding L-lactate MFS transporter, with amino-acid sequence MFLSFLDRDRSVAKPGYSRWLVPPAALAIHLSIGQVYSFSVFKNPLLALHGPNGAAWSLEQVGFIFSIAIAFLGISAAIFGAWLERVGPRRAMFYAAICFGAGFYIASFGASIHSLALIYLGYGVVGGIGLGLGYISPVSTLIKWFPDRPGLATGLAIMGFGGGAMIGGPLANQLMAHFKAAGQPAIPYTLVVMGTLYFIFMMFGVFTIRIPEKDWKPEGWVPSEKHSALISSHNVAVTQAWRTPQFCLLWIILFTNVTAGIGILEQAAPMIQDLFKGHITAVAAVGFVGILSIFNMVGRFVWASLSDFIGRKGTYFVFFTLGALLYFFLPLTRLDHLNSISLFVLTAAVLISMYGGGFATIPAYLKDLFGGYNVSAIHGRLLTAWSAAGIIGPLIVNGILDHYIVNKLPKEQAYPLILHIMATLMLIGFLANLLVRPVAEKYWLTDKNIVVPDGPAH; translated from the coding sequence ATGTTTCTTTCCTTCCTTGATCGTGATCGCTCCGTAGCCAAACCTGGTTACAGCCGCTGGCTCGTTCCCCCCGCCGCTCTCGCGATCCACCTCTCGATTGGCCAGGTCTACTCTTTTTCCGTATTCAAGAATCCGCTGCTAGCCCTACATGGACCCAACGGAGCCGCGTGGAGTTTGGAGCAGGTCGGCTTTATCTTCTCGATCGCCATCGCGTTTCTTGGGATTTCAGCCGCAATCTTTGGAGCGTGGCTCGAGCGTGTCGGTCCGCGGCGTGCCATGTTCTACGCAGCTATTTGTTTCGGAGCAGGCTTTTATATTGCCTCCTTTGGTGCCAGCATCCATTCCCTTGCGCTTATCTATCTCGGATATGGAGTCGTCGGAGGCATCGGCCTTGGACTCGGCTATATCTCGCCCGTCTCAACGCTGATCAAGTGGTTTCCAGACCGTCCAGGCTTGGCCACCGGCCTCGCCATCATGGGCTTTGGCGGCGGAGCCATGATCGGCGGTCCACTGGCCAACCAACTGATGGCGCACTTCAAAGCCGCAGGTCAGCCTGCAATTCCCTACACCCTTGTCGTTATGGGAACGCTCTACTTCATCTTCATGATGTTCGGCGTCTTCACCATCCGCATCCCCGAGAAGGACTGGAAGCCCGAGGGTTGGGTTCCCTCTGAAAAGCATTCCGCGCTCATTTCAAGCCACAACGTAGCCGTTACGCAGGCGTGGCGAACTCCACAGTTCTGTCTGCTCTGGATCATCCTCTTCACTAACGTGACGGCAGGGATCGGGATCCTCGAACAAGCTGCACCGATGATTCAGGATCTCTTCAAGGGTCACATTACAGCCGTCGCTGCAGTCGGCTTCGTTGGCATCCTGAGCATCTTCAATATGGTGGGCCGCTTCGTTTGGGCTTCGCTCTCGGACTTCATCGGTCGCAAGGGTACCTACTTCGTCTTCTTCACCCTCGGCGCCTTACTCTATTTCTTTCTGCCCCTCACCCGCCTAGATCATCTCAACTCGATCAGTCTCTTCGTTTTGACCGCAGCAGTCCTCATCAGCATGTACGGAGGCGGCTTCGCCACGATTCCTGCTTACTTAAAAGATCTCTTCGGCGGCTATAACGTCTCCGCAATCCATGGACGCCTTCTCACCGCCTGGTCTGCTGCAGGCATCATCGGCCCGCTTATCGTCAACGGCATTCTTGATCATTACATCGTCAACAAGCTTCCCAAGGAGCAGGCGTACCCTCTGATCCTGCATATCATGGCGACATTGATGCTGATCGGCTTCCTTGCCAATCTGCTTGTTCGGCCCGTTGCTGAGAAGTATTGGCTCACAGACAAGAACATCGTCGTCCCGGATGGTCCGGCACACTAA
- a CDS encoding M20/M25/M40 family metallo-hydrolase, protein MRSLIRTALVVMTVAPVFAQSASQTDYTAAGKLWWSHIEYLAGDELQGRQTGSDGYNKGAAFVVDHFKQYGLQPAGTEGFLQPVNFDVTRVLAAQSSASLVSKSAAQDLAIGPDILLGSRLKEPAIVDAPMVFIGYGLHMPDVHYDDFASMDLKGKVIVLLNGGPADVPAALKSHARAAEFSKAAAAAGAIAAITIPIPRGMDIPWERQILLSTQDRMRLADADMQTPGPIVTATFNPAQAEKLFAGSGHTFAEILALGNDGKPLPRFPLALSLRAKVVTQNEKAVSPNIIGKLEGSDPALKDQYVLVSAHLDHIGIGAPINGDKIYHGAMDDASGVASVMEIAHAITSSGFKPKRSILFVIFTAEEKGLLGSHFYAEHPSVAKASIAADLNMDMFLPLYPMHYVMIQGVNESSLGTNARAVAKNLGYEVTTDPYPDRNSFVRTDQYSFVRAGIPALAIKVGFALGSPEQQMEKDWRTNRYHSPADNLSQPVDLNSAAHFDEFMVKLAESVADDPPRPSWAEASFFRRYATK, encoded by the coding sequence ATGCGCAGTTTGATACGCACCGCACTTGTCGTTATGACTGTCGCACCCGTCTTTGCCCAGTCAGCCAGCCAAACGGACTATACCGCTGCCGGCAAGCTCTGGTGGTCTCACATTGAGTATCTAGCCGGTGATGAACTCCAGGGTCGTCAGACTGGTAGCGATGGCTACAACAAAGGCGCAGCCTTCGTCGTCGATCACTTCAAGCAGTACGGCCTGCAACCCGCGGGTACCGAAGGTTTTCTGCAGCCTGTCAACTTCGATGTCACCCGCGTCCTTGCTGCACAATCAAGTGCTTCGCTGGTCAGCAAGAGCGCAGCCCAGGACCTCGCCATCGGCCCCGACATTCTGCTCGGCTCCCGTCTGAAGGAACCAGCAATTGTGGATGCTCCGATGGTCTTCATCGGATACGGCCTCCACATGCCCGATGTTCACTATGACGACTTCGCGAGCATGGATCTCAAGGGCAAAGTCATCGTGCTGCTGAACGGCGGTCCTGCTGACGTACCCGCCGCTCTCAAGTCGCACGCACGCGCCGCTGAATTCAGCAAAGCGGCAGCAGCAGCAGGAGCTATCGCCGCCATCACCATCCCCATCCCCCGCGGCATGGACATCCCCTGGGAGCGCCAGATCCTACTTTCCACACAGGATCGCATGCGTCTGGCCGATGCGGACATGCAGACACCCGGCCCAATCGTCACGGCGACCTTCAATCCCGCTCAGGCCGAAAAACTGTTTGCCGGCTCGGGCCACACCTTTGCCGAAATTCTCGCACTCGGCAATGACGGTAAGCCGCTTCCACGCTTCCCGCTCGCCCTATCCCTCAGAGCAAAAGTCGTTACGCAGAACGAAAAGGCGGTGTCTCCCAACATTATCGGCAAGCTTGAGGGCTCCGATCCAGCTCTCAAAGATCAGTACGTCCTCGTCTCGGCTCATCTAGATCACATCGGCATAGGCGCTCCCATCAACGGCGACAAAATCTACCACGGAGCCATGGACGATGCTTCGGGCGTAGCCTCCGTCATGGAGATAGCGCATGCCATCACGAGTTCGGGCTTCAAACCCAAGCGGAGCATTCTCTTCGTCATCTTCACCGCAGAGGAGAAAGGTCTTCTCGGCTCCCACTTCTACGCCGAGCACCCAAGCGTCGCGAAGGCATCAATCGCCGCCGATCTCAACATGGACATGTTCCTCCCGCTCTACCCCATGCACTATGTCATGATCCAGGGTGTCAACGAAAGCTCTCTCGGCACCAATGCACGCGCGGTCGCAAAGAACCTTGGCTACGAAGTCACAACTGACCCCTACCCTGATCGCAACTCCTTCGTCCGCACCGATCAGTACAGCTTCGTCCGGGCCGGCATACCAGCACTTGCCATTAAGGTCGGGTTCGCACTCGGGTCGCCCGAGCAGCAGATGGAGAAGGACTGGCGGACGAATCGCTATCACTCGCCTGCCGATAATCTCTCCCAGCCCGTCGACCTCAACTCAGCCGCTCACTTTGACGAGTTCATGGTCAAGCTCGCTGAAAGCGTGGCAGACGATCCGCCCCGTCCTTCATGGGCCGAGGCCAGCTTCTTCCGGCGCTACGCTACGAAATGA
- the galE gene encoding UDP-glucose 4-epimerase GalE, translated as MKILITGGAGYIGGTVSRILRDSGNDVTVYDNFCHSQRSAVAEGVRLIEGDVADRELLETTLREGQFDGVMHFAALIEAGESMKRPELYFRANTAATLTLLEAMQATGHQRLVFSSTAACYGEPESSPIREDARLLPTNPYGESKLLVEQMLKWMNEIHGFRYASLRYFNVAGAIEDYGEAHEPESHLIPLILDVALGKRKNIKIFGRDYPTADGTCIRDYIHVRDLANAHLLALKSLEEKSRVVYNIGNGQGFSVLQVIDSVRRVTGRTIAVEECPRRDGDPAVLVASSEKIKQELGWVPQFGELDDIISSAWEWHQKRYA; from the coding sequence ATGAAGATTTTGATAACGGGCGGCGCGGGGTATATAGGCGGTACTGTTTCACGGATTCTGAGAGACAGTGGCAATGACGTGACCGTATACGACAACTTTTGCCACAGCCAGCGTTCTGCCGTGGCTGAAGGGGTCCGTCTTATTGAGGGAGATGTCGCAGATCGCGAACTTCTTGAGACGACGCTTCGAGAGGGGCAGTTTGATGGGGTGATGCATTTTGCGGCCTTGATCGAAGCTGGCGAGAGCATGAAGCGGCCCGAACTCTACTTTCGGGCAAATACGGCCGCAACTCTTACATTGCTCGAAGCGATGCAGGCAACTGGCCACCAACGCTTGGTTTTTAGCTCAACAGCAGCTTGCTATGGCGAGCCGGAGAGTTCCCCGATTCGAGAAGATGCTCGTTTACTTCCGACGAATCCTTATGGTGAGAGCAAGCTCCTAGTGGAGCAGATGCTTAAGTGGATGAACGAAATCCATGGATTCCGCTATGCCAGCCTGCGCTATTTCAACGTCGCGGGCGCGATCGAGGATTATGGAGAGGCACACGAGCCCGAGTCACATCTGATCCCACTGATCCTTGATGTGGCCCTCGGGAAGAGGAAGAACATCAAGATCTTTGGCCGGGACTATCCTACGGCGGATGGCACCTGCATCCGGGACTATATCCATGTGCGGGATCTTGCGAACGCTCACCTGCTTGCCCTGAAGTCGCTTGAGGAGAAAAGCCGCGTTGTCTACAACATCGGCAATGGCCAAGGTTTCAGCGTACTGCAGGTGATTGACTCTGTTCGCCGGGTGACCGGTAGAACAATAGCGGTCGAGGAGTGCCCAAGGCGTGATGGAGATCCGGCAGTGCTTGTAGCCAGTTCGGAAAAGATCAAGCAGGAACTTGGCTGGGTTCCTCAATTCGGAGAGCTGGATGACATCATCTCGAGCGCCTGGGAGTGGCACCAGAAGCGTTACGCCTGA
- a CDS encoding MFS transporter small subunit — translation MMTNIAAAKKSSPILIAAAWAVVVLPTAWGLNYTIQNALKIFAKPAVVTAPVSSSTAK, via the coding sequence ATGATGACAAATATAGCCGCAGCAAAGAAATCTTCGCCCATCCTAATCGCCGCTGCGTGGGCGGTCGTCGTATTGCCGACGGCTTGGGGGCTCAACTACACAATTCAAAACGCGTTAAAGATCTTCGCCAAGCCTGCAGTGGTAACGGCACCAGTAAGTTCAAGCACTGCAAAGTAG
- a CDS encoding energy transducer TonB, translating into MAKPLQSELPPSTSLQFAHFGVLDAGRQSKASVFTSVTLNILIVLVAIILGLAAKKISDSRPRLTVLIAPTMIKPIPEMKPRIVPKLPPPPKIKEVPPKITVPEVKVPEVPTPQAVKMPTPAPKIAPAPPKQVIAPAAPAIVNLARPQAASVVNNSPHPSAVALGRPDNPIAPSDRPATSAINLGQRGLAGMPASNNGGGPPATKVSLGSGSPGGTSLSGNGTHAVAGVKLGVPGGTGSNNATGRVAGPVNLGVAATPTAPKSMSVASAVVRTGPKVVFKPRPEYTAEARAMHLEGTVSVRLRVSSAGSVEVLGVSSGLGHGLDQAAESAVRGTRFQPALDASGHPIDWEGVVNVAFQLAS; encoded by the coding sequence ATGGCAAAGCCCCTCCAATCAGAACTCCCGCCCTCGACCAGTCTGCAATTCGCGCATTTCGGCGTTCTCGACGCAGGACGGCAGAGCAAAGCATCGGTCTTCACCTCTGTAACGCTCAACATCTTAATCGTACTTGTCGCCATCATCCTTGGCTTGGCCGCGAAGAAGATCAGCGATAGCCGCCCGCGCCTGACAGTACTCATTGCTCCGACAATGATCAAACCAATCCCGGAGATGAAGCCCAGGATCGTCCCCAAGCTTCCGCCTCCTCCTAAGATCAAGGAAGTACCCCCGAAGATTACGGTGCCAGAGGTTAAAGTTCCTGAGGTCCCCACGCCGCAAGCCGTGAAGATGCCCACGCCAGCTCCGAAGATTGCGCCTGCGCCTCCGAAGCAGGTAATCGCACCGGCTGCACCGGCCATTGTCAACTTAGCTCGCCCTCAGGCCGCTTCCGTCGTGAACAACTCTCCCCACCCGTCAGCCGTTGCGCTCGGCAGACCTGACAATCCCATCGCCCCTTCTGATCGTCCAGCGACCAGTGCTATCAATCTCGGCCAGCGCGGTCTCGCCGGGATGCCAGCATCAAATAACGGTGGAGGCCCCCCGGCGACGAAGGTCAGCCTCGGATCCGGTAGCCCTGGCGGCACCTCCCTTTCAGGCAATGGAACTCACGCAGTTGCCGGCGTGAAACTCGGGGTGCCCGGTGGCACGGGCTCAAACAACGCGACAGGGCGGGTTGCTGGCCCGGTTAATCTGGGCGTAGCGGCCACTCCGACCGCTCCGAAGTCCATGTCTGTCGCGTCTGCGGTTGTTCGAACTGGCCCGAAGGTCGTCTTCAAGCCTCGTCCGGAGTACACGGCAGAGGCTCGCGCGATGCACCTGGAAGGTACGGTATCGGTAAGGCTGCGTGTCTCATCTGCCGGATCGGTTGAGGTTCTTGGCGTGTCCAGCGGACTCGGTCACGGCCTCGATCAGGCTGCAGAAAGCGCCGTCCGTGGAACGCGCTTTCAACCCGCACTGGACGCTTCAGGACATCCAATTGACTGGGAGGGCGTCGTCAACGTCGCCTTTCAGCTCGCCAGCTGA
- a CDS encoding porin family protein, which produces MLKMLVTMGLLFSTLPCVAQARATASRLGDAQVGVTFTNANSDYARSRFNGYGIYADFDFHKGIGAEASYNFISDGDPNTNVYERTYEIGARYSRHYGRYQPYGKVAIGRGVLNYPYNSANLAYNMGALGVGVDIRVLRHMNGRIGYEYQRWSGFSKSGTSAANDSLTPTSLSAGFAYHF; this is translated from the coding sequence ATGTTGAAAATGCTTGTAACCATGGGTCTGCTTTTCAGCACCTTACCCTGTGTCGCTCAAGCTCGAGCGACCGCAAGCCGGCTCGGTGACGCACAGGTCGGTGTCACCTTCACAAATGCCAATTCAGACTATGCGCGCAGCCGTTTCAATGGGTATGGCATCTACGCTGACTTCGATTTTCACAAAGGTATTGGTGCGGAAGCAAGCTATAACTTCATCTCGGATGGAGACCCGAACACTAATGTATACGAGCGCACCTATGAGATAGGCGCCCGATACTCCCGTCACTACGGCCGCTATCAGCCGTACGGCAAGGTGGCGATTGGACGAGGTGTTCTGAACTATCCTTACAACTCAGCGAACTTGGCCTACAACATGGGTGCTCTGGGCGTAGGTGTTGACATCCGGGTTCTTCGTCACATGAACGGGCGAATCGGCTATGAATACCAACGCTGGAGCGGCTTCTCCAAGAGTGGCACCTCTGCTGCAAACGACAGCCTCACCCCCACATCTCTGTCAGCCGGCTTCGCGTACCACTTCTAA